A stretch of the Ostrea edulis chromosome 9, xbOstEdul1.1, whole genome shotgun sequence genome encodes the following:
- the LOC125657694 gene encoding uncharacterized protein LOC125657694: protein MAAVEGRMLKNAWRAPEDVFGSGEKSLKSQIQTQTMPYDFSIDIWNQACAIVDDVLDIILTELQTQTQRSFEGLTIDKRFIRQASARQGLKIEFPDEFDAIVPFKLSDRLQIQEVRLQDSSGQVVPGQMRLRILNNADLNILVPRLNRLGVFEMDQGTCFINTRVLQEQVFKSLMDKTLSITRDILMRKGYTVTRGSRPPTMNINISSTLPFAIDVDFVPSLDLGHEAVTIPESVTTHPGSIKFDFPRFGLMKWVNKDNPHIRDGDKHFIWRNCSSSYERYMFDICLGNRERLYIVTSCRVMKAVVKALRKKQNHAANLLTSYHLKTVAMYCILLLTVPSVAPPDLHLGGVRDALGYFLKFLKTIFEKETLPEFFLGNEYLDKIFPKSYFANVHRKYNLFHKENLRQVESAKYCFGEMEKALDGCYTYGNVRESVIRCFENRILKM, encoded by the coding sequence ATGGCTGCTGTCGAAGGAAGAATGCTTAAAAATGCCTGGAGGGCCCCTGAAGACGTTTTTGGTTCAGGTgagaaatctttgaaatctCAAATTCAGACTCAAACGATGCCTTACGATTTCTCCATTGACATATGGAATCAAGCTTGTGCCATCGTAGATGATGTTTTAGACATCATTCTGACCGAGCTTCAGACACAAACGCAAAGGTCATTTGAAGGTTTGACCATCGATAAAAGATTCATACGACAGGCAAGCGCAAGACAGggattaaaaattgaatttccgGATGAATTTGATGCAATTGTACCATTCAAACTCTCTGACCGTCTTCAAATACAGGAAGTACGACTTCAGGATAGCAGCGGTCAAGTCGTCCCCGGACAGATGCGCCTCCGCATTCTCAATAATGCTGACTTGAATATCCTTGTTCCCAGGTTGAATAGGTTAGGGGTATTTGAGATGGACCAGGGAACGTGCTTCATTAATACTAGAGTTCTACAAGAGCAAGTCTTCAAGTCTCTAATGGACAAAACGTTGTCCATAACCCGTGACATCTTAATGAGAAAGGGATACACTGTCACGCGAGGATCGAGACCCCCCACCATGAATATCAACATATCCTCAACTCTGCCATTTGCGATAGACGTTGATTTTGTTCCCAGTCTTGATTTAGGACACGAAGCTGTAACAATCCCCGAATCCGTAACGACGCATCCAGGATCCATAAAATTCGACTTCCCAAGGTTCGGTCTCATGAAATGGGTCAACAAAGATAATCCGCATATCCGAGACGGCGACAAGCATTTTATCTGGCGAAATTGCTCGTCATCGTATGAGAGATATATGTTCGATATATGCCTAGGAAATAGAGAAAGACTTTACATTGTCACGTCATGTCGGGTTATGAAAGCTGTTGTCAAAGCACTAAGAAAAAAACAGAACCACGCTGCCAATTTGCTGACGTCATACCATCTGAAGACCGTCGCCATGTACTGCATCCTTCTGCTGACCGTTCCGTCGGTGGCGCCACCTGACCTCCACCTCGGTGGCGTTCGCGACGCCCTGGGCTACTTTCTGAAATTTTTGAAAACCATATTCGAAAAGGAAACATTGCCAGAATTTTTCTTAGGAAACGAGTACTTGGATAAGATTTTCCCGAAATCTTACTTCGCCAACGTACATAGGAAATACAACTTATTTCACAAAGAAAACCTGCGTCAGGTCGAGTCAGCAAAGTATTGTTTTGGCGAAATGGAGAAAGCACTTGATGGCTGCTATACGTATGGGAATGTAAGAGAATCTGTTATCAGATGTTTTGAAAATCGAATCTTGAAGATGTAA